GAACGGTCGGACCTTATTATTATCCTCTTGCGTATGTCCTTTGCAATGTCCCTTATGAGGTTACCGTTCTCGGTTATTATCTCGGGGTTCTTGGTGTAAATGACGACCTCGGGTCCCTCAAATTCCACCTTTGCAACCTGGACCCTATCAGGAAGTCTCTGCATTATTGTTCTTTTGATTTCTTCAAGCATCTCTGAAACCATAAGATCACTTCTAAAAAATAGGGGATCAACAGTAAACGGGATGTTTACTGCAGATTAAAAAACAGGAAAAAATCAGTTGAGGTCTTCAAGCCTTTTCTGGATTTCCTCTGGGCTGAGCATCCTGAAGCCTTCCTCCTCTGTGACAGTCGCCACAAGGATGCCGTTGCCTGAATAGGTGTCCCTCTCCATGGCGGACTTTATGGCCCTTATGGCGATGTCAACCGCCTCATCAACATAGAGTTCATCGGTGTATCTGTCCTCAAGCACACCGTAGGCCACAGGTGAACCTGAACCTGTTGACACAAACTTGTCAGGTATCATCCCCCCTGATGGGTCAAGGGAGTATATCTTTGCACCTGTTTCATCAACACCACCAAGGAGTGTCTGGACAATGAATGGGTAGAAACGTGATGAGTGAAGTATGTTGGCAGCAAGTGCAGCTGCAGCTTCTATGCTTATCCTTTCTGAGTTCCTCATGCGGTAAAGGGCAGCCTCTGCCTTGAGGTATTTCATGAGGCTCTGGGCATCTGCAACTGAGCCCGCTATTGTGGCTGCTATGTGTTCATCTATTTTAAAGATCTTGTCTGTGGCCTTGTGGGCTATGAGGTTGCCCATGCTGGCCCTTCTCTCTGTGGCAAAAACAACTCCATCTTTACATGTTATGCCGACAGTTGTGGTGCCTTTCAGCGTTTTTTCATCTTTCATAAATACACCTCAATAAAAATAATAAAAAACCAGCTCCAGTTTTTAATTGTGTTTTATGATGTATGTGGCTGTCCATCGGGACATAAAAGTTCTGTACCTATATAAATTGGAGGTCCTTATTAAACTTTGCGATTTTTTTATAATAAAATAAGGTTAAGGGGGTTATCATTTCAGGATTTTATAGATCCAGAATGAAAGTTGGGGGGGCTATGTTATGATTTCAGGCAGGCGGTCTGTCTCTGAGGCCACCTTTATCTCCCGTGCAACACGCCGACCCATACTCATCCCCTCACCATGGAGGAGATAACTGTAGGTGGATCCATGCATGAAGGTATTTGTTCCCCCATCTGTACGGGCACTCATCTCGAAGGTAACGATTTCCAGGTTATCTGTACACATGGTCTGAAGGCAGAATGGGCCGTTCATACCCGGGGGCACGATCTTACTGGCAGCCTCAACCATACGGTCGCCCATCTCAAATGCCTGCGGAAGCAGTGATTCCCTCATTGCAACGGGGTGGTTACCTGTTATAACGTATGATGGGTCCAGGTTTATCTCAAGCTGGTCCCTTGCAGGGATCCTCACAAGGCCGTCGATGTTTGACTCGAAGCGGCTGTCCATACCCATGAGTTCCACTTCATCGTTCATGATTGAGTAGAAGTAGTGGATACAGAAGTTCGTACCTGATACATACTCTTCAATGTGGGCATCATCAACATCGTCCTCGGTTATCCAGCCCCTCTCAATCATTGAATCGATTTTATCGTTGAATTCCTCTGTACTGGACGCCACAAAGTATCCCCGGCCACCCCTGGCCCCCGGGAACTTGACCATCACTGGCCTGTCTATCTCTTCAGGGTCAGTGTACTTGAGGGGTATCCTTATACCAGCCTCCTTCATGAGTTTCCTTTCAAGGTCGCGCTCGGATTCCCATCTCAGTATGTCCCTGTTACCGAACATGGGGACATAGAAGTCGTTTTCGATGTGGTCAAGGCCTGCGTAGGCCACAAATGATCCGTGGGGAACTATTATGCTGTTCATGGACCTTAATTTATCCTGAACATCATCATTTACAATGTCACTGAACTTATCAACAATTATGAATTCATCTGCAACCCTGAACCGCTGGTATGGTACCTCCCGGCCCTTTTCACATACCACAGCGGTTCTGAAGCCCTCCTGTTTTGCACCGTTGAGTATGTGAAGTGATGTGTGGCTGCCAAGGGTTGCAACTGTTATGTCTTCCCTGCTGTATCCATCAAGGATGCTGAGTATCTCATCACGGTTTACCTTACTCATAAAAAAACCCCTCAAATTTATATATAAATGGTTGGATTTCATGCTAGTTATCTTTTTTGCCTTCAACAGAAGCCATTAAATACTTTGATGAAGAAGAACATTTATGGATTTATTTTTCAGAAAGCCCTCCATAGCAGTGAAAACATGAAATGGGTGAGGATAGGGGACATCGTAGTTCTAAACAGGGATGTTGAGGACCCTCAGAGATTCCTTGAAATACCTGGTGTGAGGGGTGTTCTCCTTGTTGAGGAGATACGTGGACCCCTGAGGAAGCCCAGGGTCAGGGTCCTTGCAGGTGAATGCACCGAGACAATCCACAGGGAAAACGGCTGCCTTTTCAGGATAGACCTTTCCAGGGTAATGTGGTCAAGGGGCAACATAAATGAGAGGGCCAGAATACCTGGACTTGTGGAGGACGGCGAAACCGTTGTTGACATGTTTGCAGGTATAGGCTACTTTTCGTTACCGGTGGCGGTCCACTCAAACCCCGGGAGAGTCCACTCCATAGAGATAAACCCTGACTCATTTGAATTCCTCAAATCCAATATAGAACTAAACAGGGTTGAGGGGGTCGTGAAACCACACCTTGGGGACTGCCGTTCCATCGCCCCTGAACTGGACGCTGACCGGGTTATAATGGGTTATGTTGGAACCACCCACCACTTCCTTGAAGCTGCGCTGGAATGCGTCAATGAGGGGGGCGTTTTACACTACCATGAAACTGTCCCTGAGGGTATAATGTTTTCAAGACCCCTCAAGAGGATTGAAAGGGCGGCACACCCGAGGAGGGTGTCTGTTCTTGACAGGCATGTTATAAAGAAGTACTCGCCGGGTGTCTGGCATGTTGTCCTGGATGTACGGATCCACTGAGGGTTGGCAGTGTCTGTTGCAGGTGTTGATCTGGCTGCATCTGATGGAAATGAGACAGGTGTGGCCATAATAGATGGTAGGAGAGTGAAGGTGTTCAGTGTCTTCTCATTTGATGAGATAATCCATGCAGTGAAATACGCAGATACAGTGGCGGTTGACGCGCCACTCTCACTTCCCAGAGGTCGCTGCTGCCTCAGGAGTGACTGCATCTGCAGCAGGCATGGCCACTTCAGAAGGGCGGACCTTGAGATCAGAAGATATGGCAGTGTTCTGCCATTGACCTGGAGGGGGATGAGGGAGCTCACCATGCGGGGTATCAGGATAAGGGAGGCACTTGAGTCCCATGGGGTGGAGGTTATTGAGACACACCCCAGGACAGCGGAGAGGATTATGAAAAATGCAGGGCTGCAGCTGAAACTCTGTGATACCTCCACAATGAGCATACACCAGAGGGACGCCCTCACAGCTGCACTGGTCGCCCTCCTCTATTCAGAGGGAAATTTCATTGAATTGGGGGATCCCTCCGAGGGAACTATAATACTCCCTGAGGTTGAAGAACAAAAACCAGAACAGTTCTAAAATCAGACTGAGGGAACCATAAATTCCCAGAGGCAGGTATTAAACAAGGAATTGGGGGTAAAGCCTTTCTATTGTCTCGATGACCTTTGGACTTAAAAAATCATGGTTGATGAACTTCCTGTAAACCGGTAACCTCTCCTTTAACGTGAAGCCCGCGGACTCTGTGAGCCTTCGA
This sequence is a window from Methanothermobacter sp.. Protein-coding genes within it:
- the psmB gene encoding archaeal proteasome endopeptidase complex subunit beta; this encodes MKDEKTLKGTTTVGITCKDGVVFATERRASMGNLIAHKATDKIFKIDEHIAATIAGSVADAQSLMKYLKAEAALYRMRNSERISIEAAAALAANILHSSRFYPFIVQTLLGGVDETGAKIYSLDPSGGMIPDKFVSTGSGSPVAYGVLEDRYTDELYVDEAVDIAIRAIKSAMERDTYSGNGILVATVTEEEGFRMLSPEEIQKRLEDLN
- a CDS encoding formate--phosphoribosylaminoimidazolecarboxamide ligase encodes the protein MSKVNRDEILSILDGYSREDITVATLGSHTSLHILNGAKQEGFRTAVVCEKGREVPYQRFRVADEFIIVDKFSDIVNDDVQDKLRSMNSIIVPHGSFVAYAGLDHIENDFYVPMFGNRDILRWESERDLERKLMKEAGIRIPLKYTDPEEIDRPVMVKFPGARGGRGYFVASSTEEFNDKIDSMIERGWITEDDVDDAHIEEYVSGTNFCIHYFYSIMNDEVELMGMDSRFESNIDGLVRIPARDQLEINLDPSYVITGNHPVAMRESLLPQAFEMGDRMVEAASKIVPPGMNGPFCLQTMCTDNLEIVTFEMSARTDGGTNTFMHGSTYSYLLHGEGMSMGRRVAREIKVASETDRLPEIIT
- a CDS encoding class I SAM-dependent methyltransferase family protein — protein: MKWVRIGDIVVLNRDVEDPQRFLEIPGVRGVLLVEEIRGPLRKPRVRVLAGECTETIHRENGCLFRIDLSRVMWSRGNINERARIPGLVEDGETVVDMFAGIGYFSLPVAVHSNPGRVHSIEINPDSFEFLKSNIELNRVEGVVKPHLGDCRSIAPELDADRVIMGYVGTTHHFLEAALECVNEGGVLHYHETVPEGIMFSRPLKRIERAAHPRRVSVLDRHVIKKYSPGVWHVVLDVRIH
- a CDS encoding DUF429 domain-containing protein, which gives rise to MSVAGVDLAASDGNETGVAIIDGRRVKVFSVFSFDEIIHAVKYADTVAVDAPLSLPRGRCCLRSDCICSRHGHFRRADLEIRRYGSVLPLTWRGMRELTMRGIRIREALESHGVEVIETHPRTAERIMKNAGLQLKLCDTSTMSIHQRDALTAALVALLYSEGNFIELGDPSEGTIILPEVEEQKPEQF